In Flavobacteriales bacterium, the DNA window TGTTATGATCGTGGCTGTGATCATTTCTCTGGTGATCATGTTGATCTTTAGTGGGGCCATCGCGAACTTCATTGAGAAGCACCCGACCTTGCAAATGCTCGCCCTGTCTTTTTTGATCTTGATCGGATTTCTGCTGATCGCCGATAGTTTCCATTACCACGTGCCCAAGGGTTACGTTTATTTCGCTGTATTCTTTTCGCTGACGGTGGAAATTTTGAATATGCGCATGCAGCGAAATCGGAAAAAGAAAAACTAAATAGTATGAGTGAAAAATATACGGAAGGAATGTTGCGCGACGATGCGCTCGAGGGAAAACGAATCGTTTTAACTGGCGGAGGTACCGGCTTGGGGCGCAGTATGGCGACCTATTTTTCGAAACTCGGTGCCAAAGTGGCGATCACGAGTCGCAGAATCGAAGTGCTTCGGGAAACCGCCAAAGAAATGAGTGCAGAATCGGGTAACGAAGTGTTCCCAATTCAGTGCGACGTGCGTGATTACGAGCAGGTTGAAGCCATGCGTGACGCCGCCATTGAAGCCATGGGAGGCGTAGATGTATTGCTCAACAACGCCGCAGGTAATTTTATTTCACCTACCGAAAGACTTTCACATCGTGCCTTTGATGCGGTTATCGACATTGTCCTCAGAGGGACCAATTACTGCTCCTTGGCCTTTGGTAAACACTGGATCGAACAGAAGCAACAAGGTACTGTACTTAACATCGTTACATCCTACGCCTTTACCGGGTCCGGATACGTTGTACCATCGGCCACGGCAAAGGCAGGTGTGTTGGCCTTGACCCGCTCCTTGGCCGTTGAATGGGCGAAGTACGGAATTCGATTCAATGCGATCGCTCCGGGTCCATTCCCGACAAAAGGCGCATGGGATCGATTGCTTCCGGGAGACTTAAAAGAAAAGCTGGACCCTGCACAACGCATTCCCTTGGGTCGAGTTGGAGAACATCAGGAATTGGCCAACTTAGCAGCTTATCTTGTTTCTGATTTCTCAGCATATATGAACGGCGAGGTCGTGACCATCGACGGAGGCGAATGGCTCAAAGGAGCCGGACAGTTCAATCAAATGGACTTGGTTCCACAAGAAATGTGGGACTTGCTCGAGGCTATGCGTAAGAAGAGTTAAGGTATCGCTCGCGGTATATGGTGCGCACAATTCCGTCGGCCAATCCGATCTTGGGCACGTGAACCCGCTTTGCATCACAGGCTTCCATGACCGTTGCAAAAATCTTTGACGCCGGAACGATTACATCGGCCCGGTCTACGTTCAAGTCGAGTTTTAAAACTCGCTCTTCAAGCGTTAGTCCTTCAATGCTCTCAAGTGTTTCATTCAAGTACTTGAGGTTGATCGGCTTACCAATTAGCTGGCCGGACATTTTAAAGAGCTTGTTGATGTTTCCTCCGGAACCAATGATCTCAACACTCTTGTAACCTTCGGTCTTTTCCTCGACCCATTTACTCATTTGATCCCAATGCTTTGGTTTCACCCTTTCTGTGAGTATTCGAATGGTGCCTATGTTGAATGACTTCGATGTGACTTTATCTTGACCGCTGAACAAGGTCAATTCAGTACTACCCCCTCCCACATCGACGTACAGGTACGTACGTTTGGGGTCGAGCAGTTGCTCTATGTGGGTAGAATAAATAATATCCGCCTCTTCTTTTCCGCTGATGATGTTGATGTGAATGTCGCTTTCCTTCGCGAGCTTGGCAATGACCGAAGTCCCATTCTCGGCCTCGCGCATAGCCGAGGTCGCACAGGCTTTATAGTCGACCACATCGTTCACCAGCATTAGATGCTTGAACGCCTTCATGGCATGGATCAAGCGCTTCGAATTGCGATTTCCAATCTTTCCTTGTGTAAATACGTCTGCACCAAGTCGAATAGGCACGCGAATGAGTGAGCTTTTCTTGAAAACGGGCCCTTCCTGCGTGTCGATCACATTGCAGATCAATAACCTAATGGCGTTGGATCCGATATCAATTCCCGCTATTCTTTTGTAATTCAAACTCACGAATGATCTTCTTTATCTGCATAATACTTTTGTAGCATCACCTGCGAACGATTCCGCTCACTGGCTCCGGTACGGCGATACTTATTGTCGTAATCCTGGTCGTGCCAGCGCGACTTCACATTGTCCATCCAGCCGATCTCTAGGTTAGAAAGTATCTCCTGACGCGCCTCGTCGTCGTAAATCGGAACGGTAACTTCGACTCTGTTATCGAGGTTACGAGTCATCAGATCCGCCGACGAAATATACACCTTCGCGGCGGCTCCCGCGCCGAAAACGTACACCCGAGCGTGCTCCAAAAATTTATCGACGATGGAAATGGCTTCACTATTCTCCGAAAGCCCGGGAATTCCGGGAATCAAAGAGCATATACCGCGAATATTCAGCTTGATCTGAACCCCGGCTTTCGAGGCCTCGTACAGTTTATCGATCATCTCTTCGTCGACCAAACCGTTCATTTTGAAGTGTAGAAGGGCCTCTCGGCCCGATGTGAACTTCTCGATCTCTTCATCGATAAGGTCGTAGATCGCCTTTCGCGTATAATGTGGCGAAACGATCAAGTGATCGTATTCCGGAATATTAAAGTTGTTCCTGAAGAACTTAAAGACTTGGTTCACCTCCTTCGTGATGCGCTTGTCGGAGGTATATAGTGCGTAATCGCAATACAAGCGAGCGGTCTTCTCGTTAAAGTTTCCTGTCGATACGCACGTGTAGCGTGTTTTACTGCCATCGTCGTTCTTTCGATTGATCAACACGAGTTTGCTGTGGACCTTGAGTCCCGGAACACCGTAGATCACATTTACCCCCTCGTCCTGCAAGCGTTGCGTCCACTTAATATTGGCCTCTTCATCGAACCGCGCTTGCAGCTCGATCACGACCGTGACGTTTTTTCCGTTCTTTGCCGCATTTACCAAAGCATTCAAGAACTGAGAGTTCTTGGCGGCTCGGTACAAGGTAGCCTTAATACTGGATACCTGCGGATCAATGGCCGCCTCGCGCAGCATGCGGATGAGATACGAAAAGCTTTGATAGGGATAATGCAACAAAATGTCGCGTTCGTCCAAAATCCGTAAAAAACTCACCTCGCTGTCAAGCTCTGGCCGCTTTGCGGGCTGATGCGATTTGTACTCCAACTGTGGACCGCCAACGTTGGGAAAGTCCATGAAGTCCTTTTTGTTATGGTATCGACCTCCCGGGATCAAACTATCGCTTTCGGCATCCGCTTCCAGCCCATGCATCAGAAAGTCGAGCAGGTCTTGGGGCATCATTTTATCGTATACGAAGCGCACGGGCTCCGCCTTTTTCCGCGCTTTGACCGATCTGGATATCTTGTCGATGAACGATCGCGAAATGTCGTTATCAATGTCCAGTTCCGCATCCCGGGTAAGCTTAATAGTAAATGCCTCGAGCTCATCGAACTCAAACGTCGCGAATATCCGGTGAAGGAAATGGCGAATCACATCGTCTAAGTACATAATGTACTTATCGTTACCCCTATTGGGCAACACTACGAAGCGGGGGAATACCTCGGTCGGAATCTCGATTAGTGCGTAGTCCACGCGATTGCCATTATCTTTGACCAACTTTACGGCGTGATAGATCGATTTATCGCGCAACATCGGAAACTCATCAACGTAGTTGAGCATGATCGGAACCAGTGCCGGACTCAACCGCTCTTCAAAATAATCGTCGATGAACTCGATCTGACGTTCGTCAAGACCCTTTTCATCCACCATGTGAATTCCTTCCGATCGCAGATCGGTCCTTATTTGGGCCAGAATATCCTCGAACATATGTTGCTGCTCTATTACCACAGCACTGATCTCCGACAATAATGCCTTGGGAGATACGCCGGCGAGCAAATCGGCGGCTTGATTACCCAACACCGATAAACGGCGAATGGTCGCATAGCGAACGCGAAAGAATTCGTCGAGGTTGTTAGAAAATATCCCCAAAAATCTCATTCGCTCGATCAGGGGAACGGTGTCATCGGCTGCTTCCTGCAAAACACGCCCATTAAAGAGGAGCCAACTCTTTTCGCGGTCAATGTAATGTGGTTTTTCCATCAATCCTTTTTCTGCACCCGCTTCTTCGGATAATCGAAAAACATCAGGTCTGCGTTCTGATCAATTTGAGCCCATGAAGTTACATCGAATTTGAGACACGCGACCCCGGTCGTAGGCACATGATCTATGTGGTGCTCAATGCAGTGATTGACAAAATGCGTGATGGTCGGATTATGACCAAAGATCATGACCGAAGAATATTCATTATTTATCGAAGCCACGATCTGTCGAAGGTGCTTGGTATCGGCCCCGTAGATCGACTCCTTGATGATGATATCCGAAAAGGGAATATTCATACGTTGGGCAAAGATCAAGGCCGTATGCAATGCGCGCGTGGCCGGACTAGAGATCAAGACCTCCGGCATGTCGCCCTGTTCTGCCAACCACTCTGCGGTATTGTAGGCATCGCGAACCCCGCGCCCTTTGAGCGGACGATCCACATCGGCAACCTCGGCCATTTTCCAACTGCTCTTGGCGTGACGAACAACGAAAAGCTTCTTCATACTACAGTAGTTCATTGGCCAAATTGGCCAATTCAGAGCGCTCCCCTTTCTCTAAGGTGATGTGCGCGAATAACCTATCCCCTTTGAGTTTATCGATCAAGTACGACAACCCGTTCGACTGTGAGTCGAGGTACGGCGTATCAATCTGGTGAATGTCACCCGTAAAGATGATCTTGGTGTTCTCCCCTGCCCTGGAAATGATCGTCTTAACCTCATGTGGCGTTAAATTCTGCGATTCATCTACGATGAAGATCACGTTCGACAAGCTTCGCCCGCGGATATAGGCCAATGGAGTTACGATGATCTTTTCTTGATTCGCCATTTCGTCAATGCGCTTGTATTCTTTGTCCTGCTCATTGAACTGGTTCTTGATGAACTTTAAATTGTCCCAAAGCGGCTGCATGTACGGGTTAATCTTCGATTTGATGTCTCCCGGCAAATAGCCGATATCCTTGTTGCTCAACGGAACAATAGGCCTGGCCAAATAAACCTGCTTGAAATTCCTGCGCTGCTCCAAGCTTCCGGCAAGTGCTAAAAGCGTTTTTCCGGTACCGGCCACGCCTTGTAACGAAACCAGCTTGATCTCCGGATTCAGTATCGCATGCATCGCAAAGGTCTGCTCCGCGTTTCGCGGCTTAATGCCGTAGGTCATCTTCTTCTCTACACGCTCGATCGTGTGCTCAAACGGATTGTAATACGTCAGAGCAGAACTCTTGATGCTCTTGAGTATGTAGTAATGGTTGTTGACCAACTCAAAGTGCTTTTCGGCCTTGTCGGCATCTACGGTCGGCGACTTAAACAGCGTATCGATGAATCGCTGCGGCACACCATCTACGATGGCCTTGCCCGTGTGCAGATTTTCTACATCCTTGATCTTACCCGTTTCATAATCCTCAGCGTGCATGTTCAAGGCCTTCGCCTTCAGACGCAGGTTCACGTCCTTCGTCACCAAGATGACCTTCTTATCTTTCTCTTCGAGGGTCATGCTCAGCGCGGCATTCAGGATCTTGTGGTCCATTTTCTTACCCACGTACACCTCTTCCGCATTGATCTTGAGGTCGGGCTTGTTCATGATTACCTTGAACTGCCCGTGTTTAGGGCCATTGATTGGTGTCCACTCCTGCAAACTGTGGCTGCCCGACAGCTCGTCGATATAACGAATGAATTGACGTGCTTCGTAATTCTTCGTATCGTTGCCTCGCTTGAATTCGTCGAGCTCCTCCAACACCGTGATCGGAATGGCCACGTCGTGTTCTTCGAAATTAAGTATAGAACGGTGGTCGTGTATGATGACCGAAGTGTCTAGCACAAAGATCTTCTTCTGCTTCTTCGCCTTCGCCATTTGAGTGTCATTTTCAGCTATAATAGGTATCTTTCATTAAGAGCAAGTTACGGGCGTTCCATTATTATAAACATTTTATTAAAAATTTCTGCCTGCGGCAGGATGCGCAACTATGCTGATTCCATTTGGACCTGAACACTTCGCTTTCATCATCTCGTGGGTCGATTCCCCTGAGCTCATGTTTCAGTATTCGGGACCGGATTACCCCTACCCTCGGACGGAGGAAAGGTTGGCTGAGTATACCGAAACGGTTCACGATCGCGATCGATTCATGTACCGGCACGATGGTCAGGTGATTGGATATGGCGAGGTGCTGTACAACGGCGAGTTTCAACCTAGATTGGGACGGCTACTCATCGGGCCGAAGGCCCTTAGAAAAAAAGGACATGGAACTCGCATGATCCGGGAGCTCATTGATTATTGTAAGCGCCACGATCCCGGTCAACGTGTCTATTTGTACGTTTTTACCGACAACAAGAACGCTATTAGGAGTTATACAACGGTCGGATTCGTAAAATCACGGCCCGAGCCCAAGCACCTTCTGGAACTTCAGAAATCGGCCCGGCTTATGCATTTCGATTAGTCGTCCGACTCCAATTCAAACAAGGCCTCAACCGTACAGTCGAACACCTCGGCCATTTTCAGTGCCAAAACAGTACTCGGCACGTACTTGGCCGACTCAATGGCAATGATGGATTGCCGGCTCACACCTATTCGATCCGCCAATTCGGCCTGGGTCATTTTTAAGCGCGCCCGTTCAAGTCGTGCATTATTCTTCATGATCCGCCTTTTTTAACCTCCACTTGAAACGCACCACGAACAAGAGTAGCAAACTGAACATATTCACGGTCATCACCCAAAAGAACGGCATGCCGTAGACGAATACGATGGCCGCCAATAAGATTCCGTAGTTCCAATACAAGGCCCATACGAGCGACTCGAGCCGTAAGCACATGATGAACTCATCTTCGCTCCGCTCTTTCGAGAGCACCACGAATACCGTTCCGAGCAGAAGACCTATAGCTATTAGCTCATCTGCAATTACATTTTCAACTACGGTAAAGAACAATTGCTTTCCAAAGAGTTCGTCGGCCCAAATAGCGAATACCGGAAGCTCCGGTGCGTCGATCTCACCCTTGATCAAGCACACCAGACCGGCTACCATACTTGGGATCAATAGTACCCAACCTACTTTCTTAAAGCTGTTGGGGAATAAATAGTTAGATTTCATTCTTGATAAGTTTACTTTACCTAATGTAAAGTTTATTTTACTTTCAAGCAAACTGGATAAACAAAAAGTCATACTAAAAGAGATTTTTCCGGAAGCTCTTTATTTACCTTTGATACTACATAGCGCGAGTTCTACCCCGTTAAGGGTAGTAACAAAAAAAGCCACTCTACAATGGAGTGGTTTTTTCTTATTGGTATAC includes these proteins:
- a CDS encoding exopolyphosphatase; the encoded protein is MNYKRIAGIDIGSNAIRLLICNVIDTQEGPVFKKSSLIRVPIRLGADVFTQGKIGNRNSKRLIHAMKAFKHLMLVNDVVDYKACATSAMREAENGTSVIAKLAKESDIHINIISGKEEADIIYSTHIEQLLDPKRTYLYVDVGGGSTELTLFSGQDKVTSKSFNIGTIRILTERVKPKHWDQMSKWVEEKTEGYKSVEIIGSGGNINKLFKMSGQLIGKPINLKYLNETLESIEGLTLEERVLKLDLNVDRADVIVPASKIFATVMEACDAKRVHVPKIGLADGIVRTIYRERYLNSSYA
- the ppk1 gene encoding polyphosphate kinase 1; this translates as MEKPHYIDREKSWLLFNGRVLQEAADDTVPLIERMRFLGIFSNNLDEFFRVRYATIRRLSVLGNQAADLLAGVSPKALLSEISAVVIEQQHMFEDILAQIRTDLRSEGIHMVDEKGLDERQIEFIDDYFEERLSPALVPIMLNYVDEFPMLRDKSIYHAVKLVKDNGNRVDYALIEIPTEVFPRFVVLPNRGNDKYIMYLDDVIRHFLHRIFATFEFDELEAFTIKLTRDAELDIDNDISRSFIDKISRSVKARKKAEPVRFVYDKMMPQDLLDFLMHGLEADAESDSLIPGGRYHNKKDFMDFPNVGGPQLEYKSHQPAKRPELDSEVSFLRILDERDILLHYPYQSFSYLIRMLREAAIDPQVSSIKATLYRAAKNSQFLNALVNAAKNGKNVTVVIELQARFDEEANIKWTQRLQDEGVNVIYGVPGLKVHSKLVLINRKNDDGSKTRYTCVSTGNFNEKTARLYCDYALYTSDKRITKEVNQVFKFFRNNFNIPEYDHLIVSPHYTRKAIYDLIDEEIEKFTSGREALLHFKMNGLVDEEMIDKLYEASKAGVQIKLNIRGICSLIPGIPGLSENSEAISIVDKFLEHARVYVFGAGAAAKVYISSADLMTRNLDNRVEVTVPIYDDEARQEILSNLEIGWMDNVKSRWHDQDYDNKYRRTGASERNRSQVMLQKYYADKEDHS
- a CDS encoding GNAT family N-acetyltransferase → MLIPFGPEHFAFIISWVDSPELMFQYSGPDYPYPRTEERLAEYTETVHDRDRFMYRHDGQVIGYGEVLYNGEFQPRLGRLLIGPKALRKKGHGTRMIRELIDYCKRHDPGQRVYLYVFTDNKNAIRSYTTVGFVKSRPEPKHLLELQKSARLMHFD
- a CDS encoding SDR family oxidoreductase; protein product: MLRDDALEGKRIVLTGGGTGLGRSMATYFSKLGAKVAITSRRIEVLRETAKEMSAESGNEVFPIQCDVRDYEQVEAMRDAAIEAMGGVDVLLNNAAGNFISPTERLSHRAFDAVIDIVLRGTNYCSLAFGKHWIEQKQQGTVLNIVTSYAFTGSGYVVPSATAKAGVLALTRSLAVEWAKYGIRFNAIAPGPFPTKGAWDRLLPGDLKEKLDPAQRIPLGRVGEHQELANLAAYLVSDFSAYMNGEVVTIDGGEWLKGAGQFNQMDLVPQEMWDLLEAMRKKS
- a CDS encoding histidine phosphatase family protein, which produces MKKLFVVRHAKSSWKMAEVADVDRPLKGRGVRDAYNTAEWLAEQGDMPEVLISSPATRALHTALIFAQRMNIPFSDIIIKESIYGADTKHLRQIVASINNEYSSVMIFGHNPTITHFVNHCIEHHIDHVPTTGVACLKFDVTSWAQIDQNADLMFFDYPKKRVQKKD
- a CDS encoding helix-turn-helix transcriptional regulator, yielding MKNNARLERARLKMTQAELADRIGVSRQSIIAIESAKYVPSTVLALKMAEVFDCTVEALFELESDD
- a CDS encoding PhoH family protein; the encoded protein is MAKAKKQKKIFVLDTSVIIHDHRSILNFEEHDVAIPITVLEELDEFKRGNDTKNYEARQFIRYIDELSGSHSLQEWTPINGPKHGQFKVIMNKPDLKINAEEVYVGKKMDHKILNAALSMTLEEKDKKVILVTKDVNLRLKAKALNMHAEDYETGKIKDVENLHTGKAIVDGVPQRFIDTLFKSPTVDADKAEKHFELVNNHYYILKSIKSSALTYYNPFEHTIERVEKKMTYGIKPRNAEQTFAMHAILNPEIKLVSLQGVAGTGKTLLALAGSLEQRRNFKQVYLARPIVPLSNKDIGYLPGDIKSKINPYMQPLWDNLKFIKNQFNEQDKEYKRIDEMANQEKIIVTPLAYIRGRSLSNVIFIVDESQNLTPHEVKTIISRAGENTKIIFTGDIHQIDTPYLDSQSNGLSYLIDKLKGDRLFAHITLEKGERSELANLANELL